The following coding sequences are from one Sphingomonadaceae bacterium OTU29LAMAA1 window:
- a CDS encoding DedA family protein, giving the protein MFEKILGVLATFTIWVISSGGYVGIAILMAIESACIPLPSEIIMPFAGYLVSTGRFDLYLAATAGAIGCNLGSIVAYEVGKRGGRPMAERWGRYVLIGPGELDAADRFFARWGSVAVLIGRLLPVIRSFIAFPAGVARMRLVPFHVYTFIGSWPWCFGLAWVGLKLGDKWNSDPRVKAAFHRADLLIGIVLVALVAFYIWHRVRGLKRQPQP; this is encoded by the coding sequence ATGTTCGAAAAGATCCTGGGCGTCCTCGCCACCTTCACCATCTGGGTGATCTCCAGCGGCGGCTACGTCGGCATCGCGATCCTGATGGCGATCGAGAGCGCATGCATCCCGCTCCCCTCCGAAATCATCATGCCCTTCGCCGGTTATCTGGTCTCGACCGGCCGCTTCGACCTCTATCTTGCCGCCACCGCCGGTGCGATCGGCTGCAACCTCGGCTCGATCGTCGCCTATGAAGTCGGCAAGCGCGGCGGCCGGCCGATGGCGGAACGCTGGGGCCGCTACGTGCTGATCGGGCCGGGCGAGCTCGACGCCGCCGACCGCTTCTTCGCGCGCTGGGGGTCGGTCGCGGTGCTGATCGGCCGCTTGCTACCGGTGATCCGCAGCTTCATCGCCTTCCCCGCCGGCGTCGCCCGCATGCGGCTGGTGCCCTTCCACGTCTACACCTTCATCGGTTCATGGCCGTGGTGCTTCGGCCTCGCCTGGGTCGGGCTGAAGCTCGGCGACAAGTGGAACAGCGATCCCCGTGTCAAGGCCGCCTTCCACCGCGCCGACCTGCTGATCGGCATCGTCCTCGTCGCGCTCGTCGCCTTCTACATCTGGCACCGCGTCCGTGGGCTGAAGCGCCAACCTCAGCCGTAA
- a CDS encoding demethoxyubiquinone hydroxylase family protein: MSRWKPGDRREPTDAMIRVDQAGEYGATRIYAGQLAVLGDRHPASRAIHHMAVQEERHRAFFDDLIARRGVRPTLFQPFWDKAGFALGAITAAIGPNAAMACTAAVETEIDQHYQEQLDALGTSDPELSDAIADFQAEELEHRDHALANGAEQAVGYPVLSGFIRLGCKVAIAAAKRI; this comes from the coding sequence ATGAGCCGCTGGAAGCCCGGGGACCGGCGCGAGCCGACCGATGCGATGATCCGCGTCGATCAGGCGGGCGAATATGGCGCGACGCGCATCTATGCGGGGCAGCTCGCGGTGTTGGGCGACCGGCATCCAGCCTCGCGCGCGATCCACCATATGGCGGTGCAGGAGGAGCGGCATCGCGCCTTTTTCGACGATCTGATCGCGCGGCGCGGCGTGCGGCCGACACTGTTCCAGCCGTTCTGGGACAAGGCGGGCTTTGCGCTGGGCGCGATCACCGCGGCGATCGGCCCCAATGCCGCGATGGCCTGCACCGCGGCGGTGGAGACCGAGATCGACCAGCATTATCAGGAACAGCTGGACGCGTTGGGAACCAGCGACCCCGAACTGTCCGACGCGATCGCCGATTTTCAGGCGGAAGAGCTGGAGCATCGTGACCATGCGCTTGCCAACGGTGCCGAACAGGCGGTGGGCTATCCGGTGCTGAGCGGGTTCATCCGGCTGGGCTGCAAGGTCGCGATCGCAGCGGCGAAGAGGATTTGA
- a CDS encoding DJ-1/PfpI family protein produces MTEPLRVAFLLFPNVTQLDLTGPVQVLSRLGDARLDLVWKTLEPVPTDAGFSILPTATLAEIPRADILCVPGGFGVNGVIADDAVMDWVGAIGREAAWVTSVCTGSLILGAAGLLDGYRAGCHWSQRHMLPLFGAEPVAERVVIDRNRVTGGGVTAGIDFALRLTAILRGEDHARSVQLSFEYDPQPPFDSGSPERAGPDIVAAVQRRTRALVPTRDDDLRALAKRRGYG; encoded by the coding sequence GTGACCGAGCCGCTTCGCGTTGCCTTTCTGCTGTTTCCGAACGTCACCCAGCTCGACCTTACCGGGCCGGTGCAGGTGCTCTCGCGGCTCGGTGATGCCCGGCTCGATCTGGTCTGGAAGACGCTGGAGCCGGTGCCGACCGATGCCGGTTTCTCCATCCTGCCCACCGCGACACTGGCGGAGATACCGCGCGCCGACATCCTGTGCGTGCCGGGCGGGTTCGGGGTGAACGGCGTCATCGCCGACGATGCGGTGATGGACTGGGTGGGGGCAATCGGGCGCGAGGCGGCGTGGGTAACCAGCGTGTGCACCGGATCGCTGATCCTCGGTGCGGCCGGTTTGCTGGATGGCTATCGCGCCGGGTGCCACTGGTCGCAGCGACACATGCTGCCGCTGTTCGGGGCGGAACCGGTCGCCGAGCGCGTCGTGATCGATCGCAACCGGGTGACCGGCGGCGGGGTGACGGCGGGGATCGATTTCGCATTGAGGCTGACCGCGATCCTGCGCGGTGAGGACCATGCCAGATCGGTGCAGCTCAGCTTCGAATACGATCCGCAGCCGCCGTTCGACAGCGGCTCACCGGAGCGCGCTGGTCCCGATATCGTCGCCGCGGTCCAGCGTCGTACGCGGGCGCTGGTGCCGACCCGCGACGACGATTTGCGCGCGCTCGCCAAACGGCGCGGTTACGGCTGA